In Colwellia sp. M166, a genomic segment contains:
- a CDS encoding flagella assembly protein FlgT: MRLSLLCLCFAIYSGSSFGQWYESQGVAAIKNDDNKTAKHQAIQNALKKALLVAGASVSSVRQVVNGLLTQDEINIRASGSVNSLELISENYSDNLVTVTIRADIFSQEKKCFAADYKKSMLLTRSNILHREQANVGSIYSLDKVLVDQLAKKIQRQGIYLDTKLALKSKTEFSRLNQSLQIQNLKNLTMSLANMTNSQYVLFSEIQDLSIANDENNNWQFWQKNIYQRQFNIALYVHDGTTGERILNKHYQSSAPWGFDKRAQVDVTSQNFWQSEYGKKINMTLDSIVSDIDENMMCQPTQGRIVQVQGNSLTLNLGKRHGVKVGDEFSLLHLNNFISDDKRTYPSLHISPYKIIINSVSQDSAHATTTEQHILDNIQINDLAVRY, encoded by the coding sequence ATGCGCTTAAGTTTATTATGCCTTTGCTTTGCGATATATAGCGGCTCAAGTTTTGGACAATGGTATGAGTCACAAGGCGTAGCGGCTATAAAAAATGACGATAATAAAACAGCAAAACACCAAGCTATACAAAACGCATTAAAAAAAGCCCTATTAGTAGCAGGCGCATCAGTGTCAAGTGTTCGTCAGGTAGTGAACGGTTTATTGACTCAAGACGAAATTAACATTCGAGCCAGTGGTAGTGTTAATTCTTTAGAATTAATCAGCGAGAATTACAGTGATAATCTTGTGACGGTTACCATACGTGCAGATATTTTCTCACAAGAAAAAAAGTGTTTTGCTGCGGATTACAAGAAATCAATGTTATTAACCCGTAGTAATATACTGCACCGTGAACAAGCGAATGTCGGTAGCATTTACTCTCTTGATAAAGTATTAGTTGATCAGCTTGCCAAAAAAATACAACGCCAAGGTATCTATTTAGATACAAAATTAGCCTTGAAATCTAAAACAGAATTTTCACGCCTAAATCAAAGCCTACAAATACAAAACTTAAAAAACTTAACCATGTCATTAGCGAATATGACCAACAGTCAATATGTTTTATTCTCAGAGATTCAAGACCTTTCTATAGCCAACGATGAAAATAATAATTGGCAGTTTTGGCAAAAAAACATTTATCAACGTCAATTTAACATTGCACTTTATGTTCATGATGGCACAACCGGCGAGCGAATTTTAAATAAACACTATCAAAGCTCAGCACCTTGGGGCTTTGATAAACGCGCACAAGTTGATGTAACAAGTCAAAATTTTTGGCAAAGCGAATATGGCAAAAAAATTAATATGACATTAGACAGTATCGTTAGTGACATTGATGAGAATATGATGTGTCAACCAACCCAAGGCAGGATTGTGCAGGTTCAAGGGAATTCTCTAACACTTAATTTAGGGAAAAGGCACGGTGTAAAAGTTGGTGACGAATTTTCACTGCTACATTTAAATAATTTTATCAGTGATGACAAGCGTACTTATCCTAGTTTACATATCAGTCCTTACAAAATCATTATCAATTCTGTTAGCCAAGACAGCGCACACGCAACGACAACAGAGCAACATATATTAGATAATATCCAAATTAACGACTTAGCGGTTAGGTACTAA
- a CDS encoding chemotaxis protein, protein MAGILDSVNQRTQLVGQNRLELLLFKLVGRQRFGINVFKVREVMPCPRLTSLPKQDKFIKGVAHIRGQTISVIDLSKATGGPEIVQTESSFVIIAEYNRSVQGFLVSGVERIVTLSWKDIMPPPEGAGKSSYLTAVTEIDNEMVSILDVEKILNEISPISTELSEGVADVTVGEDIGDRVIMIADDSTVARNQVKRALEPLGLNMLLAKNGQDALNQLQDIAEGCQNSITEKVALLISDIEMPEMDGYTLTAEIKQDERMKDIPVILHTSLSGVFNNAMVEKVGAEDFIPKFHPDELATAVKKWLKHDEVS, encoded by the coding sequence ATGGCAGGTATATTAGATTCAGTTAATCAGCGTACGCAATTAGTCGGTCAAAATCGATTGGAGTTGCTACTATTTAAGCTTGTTGGTAGACAGCGCTTTGGCATAAACGTCTTTAAAGTACGTGAAGTTATGCCTTGCCCTCGGCTGACATCGTTACCCAAACAAGATAAATTCATTAAGGGTGTGGCCCATATTCGTGGTCAAACTATTTCTGTTATTGATTTAAGTAAAGCTACAGGGGGTCCTGAAATTGTACAAACAGAAAGTAGCTTCGTTATTATTGCGGAGTACAATCGTAGCGTGCAAGGGTTCCTTGTTTCGGGTGTCGAACGCATTGTTACCTTAAGCTGGAAAGATATTATGCCACCGCCAGAAGGAGCCGGTAAATCAAGTTACCTTACCGCCGTTACTGAGATTGACAATGAAATGGTATCGATCCTGGATGTGGAAAAAATTCTTAATGAAATTAGCCCTATTTCAACGGAATTAAGTGAAGGTGTTGCCGATGTCACTGTTGGTGAAGATATTGGTGACCGCGTTATTATGATCGCAGATGACTCAACAGTTGCTCGAAATCAAGTTAAGCGAGCACTTGAGCCACTAGGTCTGAATATGTTGTTAGCTAAAAATGGTCAAGATGCACTGAATCAGTTACAAGATATTGCTGAGGGCTGTCAAAATAGCATCACTGAAAAAGTTGCCTTGTTAATTTCTGATATTGAAATGCCTGAAATGGATGGCTACACCCTGACGGCAGAGATTAAGCAAGATGAACGGATGAAAGATATCCCGGTAATTTTACACACTTCTTTAAGTGGTGTATTTAATAATGCCATGGTAGAGAAAGTGGGTGCAGAAGATTTTATTCCTAAATTTCATCCTGATGAGCTGGCTACGGCCGTTAAGAAGTGGCTAAAGCATGATGAAGTTTCTTAA
- a CDS encoding flagellar hook protein FlgE translates to MSFNVALSGLNAAQKDLDVTSNNIANVNTTGFKESRAEFVDVYAASLLSSGKTKVGDGVLTADVAQQFSQGSIQFTNNSLDLAITGNGFFATVPELGSLETSYTRAGQFKLNQDNFIVNSQGGHLLGFPVNPDGTSASVSLSTAEPIRIPTASGAPQESSEVDIRMNLPAGDSYISSAPDNFDPTDPLTFNHSTSITIFDSLGDSHIMTYYFVKDDPTTAPNQWMMFAAVDGKVIDLDDDPAVQATADANEATARTNATNAQTTYDAIVSPTSADLATLNAAKTAHANAIAATTPEGGTGSGGLAPGGVKGARLTYNSSGDFISQSPSPSNGGIRTVAFTDHLPNGADPDQVVKINFNLDPLAPNPNEPTQFASNFEVTSLQQDGLAVGRLTGIDIGTDGLVRATYSNGTSEPLSRIAMVNFANEQGLTQVGSTGWKESITSGEALAGEGGSGTFGTINSSALEQSNVNLTTELIDLISAQRNFQANSRALEVDNQLNQTILQIR, encoded by the coding sequence ATGTCATTTAATGTCGCATTAAGCGGTCTAAACGCTGCTCAAAAAGATTTGGATGTTACATCCAATAACATTGCAAACGTAAACACAACTGGCTTTAAAGAGTCGCGCGCAGAGTTTGTAGATGTTTATGCTGCGTCTTTATTATCATCAGGCAAAACCAAAGTCGGTGACGGTGTTTTGACGGCTGATGTTGCTCAACAATTTTCTCAAGGTAGTATTCAGTTTACTAACAACTCCTTAGATTTAGCGATTACCGGTAATGGTTTCTTTGCTACAGTGCCTGAGCTTGGTAGCTTGGAAACTTCTTATACCCGAGCAGGGCAATTTAAATTAAATCAAGATAACTTTATTGTTAACTCACAAGGTGGCCATTTATTAGGCTTTCCGGTTAACCCTGATGGTACGTCTGCTTCAGTAAGTTTAAGTACTGCGGAACCGATTCGTATTCCAACGGCTTCTGGTGCGCCTCAGGAGTCTTCAGAGGTTGATATTCGGATGAACTTACCGGCGGGAGATTCCTATATATCTAGTGCTCCTGATAATTTTGATCCAACAGATCCATTAACTTTTAACCACTCGACCTCTATTACGATTTTTGATTCTTTAGGCGATAGTCATATTATGACTTATTACTTTGTGAAAGATGACCCAACAACCGCGCCTAATCAGTGGATGATGTTCGCCGCAGTTGACGGTAAAGTAATTGACTTAGACGATGATCCAGCTGTTCAAGCTACGGCTGATGCTAATGAAGCAACAGCAAGAACAAATGCCACTAACGCTCAAACAACTTATGATGCAATAGTCTCACCGACTTCCGCTGATTTAGCAACCTTAAATGCAGCAAAAACAGCGCATGCTAATGCTATTGCTGCGACAACACCTGAAGGTGGTACTGGTAGTGGTGGTTTAGCACCGGGCGGAGTAAAAGGAGCTAGATTAACTTACAATTCTTCGGGTGACTTTATTAGTCAATCTCCATCTCCAAGTAATGGTGGTATTAGAACCGTAGCATTTACCGATCACTTACCTAACGGCGCAGATCCAGATCAAGTGGTAAAAATAAATTTCAATTTAGATCCCCTAGCACCAAACCCTAATGAACCAACACAATTTGCTTCTAATTTTGAAGTAACATCATTACAACAAGATGGTTTAGCGGTTGGTCGATTAACTGGCATTGATATCGGTACTGATGGTTTAGTGCGGGCAACATACAGTAATGGTACCTCAGAGCCATTATCACGTATTGCTATGGTAAATTTTGCTAATGAGCAAGGTTTAACACAAGTGGGCAGTACCGGCTGGAAAGAGAGTATCACTTCAGGGGAAGCACTTGCAGGCGAAGGCGGATCGGGTACCTTTGGTACCATCAACTCATCGGCCTTAGAGCAATCTAATGTTAACTTAACTACAGAGTTGATTGATTTAATTTCAGCTCAACGTAACTTCCAGGCTAACTCTAGGGCGTTAGAGGTTGATAATCAGTTGAACCAGACTATTTTACAAATTCGTTAA
- the flgC gene encoding flagellar basal body rod protein FlgC translates to MSLFNVFSVSGSGMSAQSVRLNTTASNIANADSVSSSVDKTYRARHPVFAAEMQKAAGGQNESVGVQVLGVVESDKPLNVEYAPDHPMADGDGYIYKPNVNVIEEMTNMISASRSYQTNVQIAESAKSMLTKTLTLGQR, encoded by the coding sequence ATGAGCCTATTTAATGTATTTTCTGTTTCTGGTTCGGGAATGAGCGCGCAATCAGTGCGCTTAAACACAACGGCCAGTAATATAGCTAACGCCGATAGTGTTAGCAGCAGTGTCGATAAAACCTATCGTGCACGCCACCCAGTTTTTGCCGCGGAGATGCAAAAAGCTGCCGGCGGACAAAATGAGTCGGTAGGTGTTCAGGTTTTAGGTGTTGTTGAAAGTGACAAGCCACTTAATGTTGAATATGCGCCGGATCATCCAATGGCAGATGGTGACGGTTATATTTATAAGCCGAATGTTAATGTTATTGAAGAAATGACCAATATGATTTCGGCTTCACGCTCATATCAAACTAATGTGCAAATAGCGGAGTCGGCAAAAAGCATGCTGACTAAAACACTAACACTTGGTCAACGCTAA
- a CDS encoding flagellar protein FlgN, protein MSEKITPQQLVSQQLSQLTQLEALLSTEKEILQQQNPDALIKITADKNTLLLAIQTVDNAIGQSFEFKQEKLAGNFSNELAEIKASLERSKKQNQVNGLIIHQSQIAVERMKTSLLVNHNKSSMTYDNKGKTSGGLSSLGIKA, encoded by the coding sequence ATGTCTGAAAAAATAACGCCACAACAATTAGTTTCTCAGCAATTGTCACAATTGACGCAATTAGAGGCATTATTAAGCACGGAAAAAGAAATACTCCAGCAACAAAACCCCGACGCACTGATCAAGATCACCGCAGATAAAAACACCTTACTTTTAGCAATACAAACTGTTGATAATGCTATTGGCCAAAGTTTTGAATTTAAGCAAGAAAAGTTAGCGGGTAACTTTAGTAACGAATTAGCGGAAATTAAGGCTAGCTTAGAGCGCAGTAAAAAACAAAACCAAGTTAATGGTTTAATTATTCACCAATCTCAAATAGCTGTTGAAAGAATGAAAACTTCGTTACTAGTCAATCATAATAAATCATCAATGACCTATGATAATAAAGGGAAAACCTCAGGCGGTCTCAGCAGTTTAGGCATAAAAGCTTAA
- the flgB gene encoding flagellar basal body rod protein FlgB, whose product MAISFEKAFGIYPQGLQIRAQRAELIASNIANADTPGYKARGMDFKAALAQASSKQQTGMTRTNEKHFDVRMELNNGVGFRQSDQPDTGDGNNVDVQVERNLYLKNSMEYQASLQFLNGSIKGLRKAITGGQ is encoded by the coding sequence ATGGCTATTAGTTTTGAAAAAGCATTTGGTATTTATCCACAAGGTTTGCAAATACGTGCTCAGCGCGCAGAGCTTATTGCCAGTAACATTGCTAATGCCGATACGCCAGGCTATAAAGCTCGAGGAATGGACTTCAAAGCTGCACTAGCGCAAGCAAGTTCCAAACAACAAACCGGTATGACTCGTACCAATGAAAAACATTTCGATGTCCGTATGGAGCTGAACAATGGCGTTGGCTTTAGACAATCTGATCAACCTGATACTGGTGACGGTAATAATGTAGATGTACAAGTGGAACGAAACTTGTATCTAAAAAACTCTATGGAATACCAAGCAAGCCTACAATTTCTAAACGGTAGTATTAAGGGCTTGCGAAAAGCCATCACTGGAGGGCAGTAA
- a CDS encoding protein-glutamate O-methyltransferase CheR produces MLTKQLDDKSYHQFRTFLEQQCGIVLGESKQYLVKSRLAPLMIKFDVPSLSDLVAQTLNPVKRQLRAAVIDAMTTNETLWFRDEYPFELLKKRLLPEFKGQRTPLKIWSAASSSGQEPYSIAMAIYEYQQSNPGAFAAGVQIIGTDISNTMLEHCKYAHYDSLSLSRGLSLERKKKFFEAGDNGMLKVKDVIKKMVSFRQLNLLNSYSLMGRFDLVFCRNVLIYFSPEIKKQIISQIHGTLNNDRYLFLGASESLAGISQDFNMIRCNPGIVYQKK; encoded by the coding sequence GTGTTAACTAAGCAACTTGATGATAAGAGTTATCATCAGTTTAGAACTTTTCTAGAGCAACAATGCGGCATTGTTTTAGGTGAAAGTAAGCAGTATTTGGTGAAAAGTCGTTTAGCGCCATTGATGATAAAATTTGATGTGCCATCATTATCTGATTTAGTTGCGCAAACGCTTAATCCGGTTAAGCGGCAATTACGAGCGGCAGTTATTGATGCCATGACAACAAATGAAACACTATGGTTTCGCGATGAGTATCCATTTGAGCTGTTGAAAAAGCGTTTACTACCTGAGTTTAAGGGCCAGCGAACACCATTAAAAATTTGGTCAGCGGCAAGTTCTTCAGGGCAGGAGCCTTATTCAATTGCTATGGCAATTTATGAGTATCAACAAAGTAATCCTGGCGCATTTGCTGCTGGTGTTCAAATTATTGGCACTGATATCTCTAATACTATGTTGGAGCATTGCAAATATGCGCATTATGACAGTTTATCGTTATCAAGAGGCTTATCTTTAGAGCGCAAAAAAAAGTTTTTCGAAGCGGGTGATAATGGCATGTTAAAAGTCAAAGATGTTATCAAAAAAATGGTCAGTTTCCGACAATTAAACTTACTGAACAGTTACAGTTTAATGGGACGTTTTGATTTGGTATTTTGCCGTAACGTCTTGATTTACTTCTCTCCTGAGATTAAGAAACAAATTATTTCCCAAATTCACGGTACACTAAATAACGATCGCTATTTATTTCTGGGCGCTTCGGAATCTCTGGCCGGAATTAGCCAAGATTTTAATATGATCCGCTGCAATCCTGGCATTGTTTACCAAAAAAAATAA
- the flgM gene encoding flagellar biosynthesis anti-sigma factor FlgM — protein MAININNLNNVNQVKQKFEQQVQTKQQVTQNTETSQQAKFATRDSVSITPQAKQMNELQKKATDSSPALNQKKIDELKSAITSGDYKINPEKLAASIASFEFELG, from the coding sequence ATGGCTATAAATATCAATAACTTGAATAACGTCAATCAAGTAAAGCAAAAATTTGAACAACAAGTGCAAACAAAACAGCAAGTCACGCAAAATACTGAGACTTCACAACAAGCTAAATTTGCAACTCGTGATTCAGTATCAATTACTCCACAAGCAAAGCAGATGAATGAGCTACAAAAAAAAGCAACAGATTCTTCGCCAGCACTTAATCAGAAAAAAATTGATGAGCTAAAAAGTGCTATTACTTCGGGTGATTATAAAATTAACCCAGAAAAACTAGCGGCAAGTATCGCCAGTTTTGAATTTGAACTCGGCTAA
- the flgF gene encoding flagellar basal-body rod protein FlgF, with amino-acid sequence MDKMLYIAMSGAKQNMQALSVNANNLANAKTTGFKADLANARAMQAFGEGLPTRVFSMTERAGQNFDSGALLTTGRDLDIAIQGQGWLTVQTEDGSEAFTRNGQLKLSDNGALETSSGDLVIGENGPIFLPLPVNNINISADGTIMVQPEGAPSSVQEEVGRIKFVNPDNRFLEKGNDGLFRRKDGNIEPADVSVQVASGALESSNVNPIGEMTDMIALQRQFEMQLKMMKTAEEIDSSASSLLRAF; translated from the coding sequence ATGGATAAGATGCTTTATATCGCTATGAGCGGTGCCAAGCAAAACATGCAAGCCTTATCAGTGAATGCTAATAACCTCGCTAACGCCAAAACTACTGGCTTTAAGGCTGATCTAGCGAATGCTAGAGCAATGCAAGCTTTTGGTGAAGGCTTACCTACTCGGGTGTTCTCTATGACCGAGCGAGCAGGCCAAAATTTTGACAGTGGCGCTTTACTTACAACTGGACGCGATCTGGATATTGCGATTCAAGGTCAGGGTTGGTTAACCGTGCAGACTGAAGATGGTAGTGAAGCTTTCACTCGTAATGGTCAGTTAAAGTTAAGTGATAATGGTGCCCTTGAAACGTCAAGTGGTGACTTAGTTATCGGTGAAAATGGTCCTATCTTTTTACCATTACCGGTTAATAATATTAATATTTCTGCTGATGGCACCATTATGGTACAGCCAGAAGGAGCGCCAAGTTCAGTACAAGAAGAAGTTGGACGTATTAAGTTTGTTAACCCAGATAATCGCTTTTTAGAGAAAGGTAACGACGGCTTATTTCGTCGTAAAGATGGCAATATTGAACCGGCTGATGTCTCGGTACAAGTGGCAAGTGGTGCTTTAGAGTCAAGTAATGTCAATCCTATCGGTGAGATGACTGATATGATCGCGCTGCAGCGACAATTTGAAATGCAGCTAAAAATGATGAAAACCGCAGAAGAAATTGATTCAAGTGCATCTTCATTATTACGTGCGTTCTAA
- a CDS encoding LPP20 family lipoprotein translates to MKILSNCIGVLFSTIVLSACSSVFDKHVEWQTVKPESFPVLTAIGQAPISLQKSEHKTQRMLMAINASKIAAYAELAEQVYGQSIDGKTTMSNLLIDNQQLKATVQGIIRGAKVVKSYPVGDSYTTELSLDFKDVYDIYSASSNRQEIKKISYY, encoded by the coding sequence ATGAAGATTTTATCTAATTGTATTGGGGTTTTATTCAGTACTATAGTGTTAAGTGCATGTTCTTCAGTATTTGATAAACATGTTGAGTGGCAAACGGTTAAGCCTGAAAGTTTTCCGGTATTAACGGCGATAGGCCAAGCGCCAATTAGCCTGCAAAAATCTGAGCATAAAACTCAACGTATGTTGATGGCGATAAACGCTTCAAAAATTGCTGCCTATGCTGAATTAGCAGAACAGGTTTATGGCCAAAGTATTGATGGTAAAACCACCATGTCTAATTTACTTATCGATAATCAGCAATTAAAGGCAACGGTACAAGGGATAATTCGTGGTGCAAAAGTGGTTAAAAGCTATCCAGTAGGTGATAGTTACACTACCGAGTTGAGCTTGGACTTTAAAGATGTTTATGATATCTATAGTGCGTCTTCAAACCGCCAAGAGATCAAGAAAATTTCATATTACTAA
- the flgA gene encoding flagellar basal body P-ring formation chaperone FlgA: protein MSKLKILITFTVIYLAVLNPSTAMTFDRDYLYNFIKSYVESNVSIPAQGKLNVEVSPIDPRISLQPCLSPLSANIPEKHNGRNVNVKIVCPDEEPWQLFIPVKIQTIVPILVTRMRIAKGTLLDNSNIEVIFKDSGQIRGTVLTDPKIVTGARTKRNLSQGSAITNRNTCFVCKGQPVNIIAKSASFEIKSFGIALKDGSLGELIPVENKKSGRVVQGQVSAINQVVINL from the coding sequence ATGAGTAAATTAAAGATTTTAATAACGTTTACCGTTATTTACTTAGCGGTACTTAATCCGAGTACAGCCATGACATTCGATCGCGATTATCTTTATAATTTCATCAAATCTTATGTTGAAAGCAATGTGAGCATACCTGCCCAGGGAAAACTAAACGTTGAAGTATCTCCAATAGATCCAAGAATTTCATTACAGCCTTGCTTATCGCCATTATCGGCAAATATACCTGAAAAACATAACGGTAGAAACGTAAATGTTAAAATTGTTTGCCCAGACGAGGAACCTTGGCAACTATTTATTCCTGTAAAGATCCAAACTATCGTGCCGATATTGGTAACTCGGATGCGGATAGCTAAAGGTACCTTACTCGATAACTCTAATATTGAAGTTATTTTTAAAGATAGCGGCCAGATACGCGGGACTGTATTAACTGATCCGAAAATCGTTACTGGTGCCAGGACTAAGCGAAACTTATCTCAAGGCAGTGCTATCACCAATAGAAACACCTGCTTTGTTTGTAAAGGACAACCGGTAAACATCATCGCAAAATCAGCTAGTTTTGAAATTAAATCCTTTGGTATTGCACTTAAAGATGGTAGTTTAGGTGAGCTAATTCCTGTTGAAAATAAGAAATCTGGTCGTGTGGTTCAAGGACAAGTTAGCGCTATTAACCAAGTAGTAATTAATCTATAA
- a CDS encoding FlgO family outer membrane protein, which yields MKNWLIAILIPVVMSCSTGSNDDFYRSSYDDKQEIDSFKLPRHAINDVVKGLAYQMLESSSFVSPKTPIAIASFVDLKNLESTNWLGNQLSESFVHEMQRHGLVVIDFKTTGHIRVTADGDYVFSRDWKELPERQIIDYVVTGTMMQQEEGILVNARMIGMQSRVVVATAQSFIPAWVVGDDFNHHENVKMKDGMILRDSAMLVDDARAIEIQQ from the coding sequence ATGAAAAATTGGCTTATAGCAATACTAATACCGGTAGTGATGTCTTGCTCTACAGGATCTAATGATGATTTCTATCGCTCTTCTTATGATGACAAGCAAGAAATTGATAGTTTTAAGTTACCTCGTCATGCCATTAATGACGTAGTAAAGGGACTTGCTTATCAAATGTTGGAAAGTAGCTCGTTTGTGAGCCCTAAAACGCCTATCGCGATTGCGTCATTTGTTGATTTAAAAAATTTAGAATCAACCAATTGGTTAGGTAATCAACTTTCTGAAAGCTTTGTTCATGAAATGCAACGTCATGGCCTAGTTGTTATTGACTTTAAAACCACCGGACACATTCGAGTAACGGCAGATGGTGATTATGTTTTTAGCCGTGATTGGAAAGAACTTCCTGAGCGTCAGATAATTGACTATGTCGTTACTGGCACTATGATGCAACAAGAGGAAGGTATTTTAGTTAATGCCCGTATGATTGGTATGCAATCTCGGGTTGTGGTTGCTACTGCACAATCTTTTATCCCTGCCTGGGTTGTTGGCGATGACTTCAATCATCATGAAAATGTTAAAATGAAAGATGGTATGATTTTACGTGATAGTGCGATGTTAGTTGATGACGCTCGTGCTATTGAAATACAGCAATAG
- a CDS encoding flagellar hook assembly protein FlgD, translating to METVSGSNPLDNIRWQQETPTPEADANRGMLTQEDFFALLTQELSNQDPTKPVENNEMISQMTAFSTTDGVSNLNDQFTNFAASMSSSQALQASSLVGRSVLVDDNVFGMEEGEEVKGKLVTDKPASNVNIYVENVAGEIIQTVPVGSVKAGDFTFTWDGQGADGKPAPEGAYRFRVAGLVDGEANELQAMTYRKVDSVTLAGAGGSILLNLNGGSSMKLSDVIEVTQG from the coding sequence ATGGAAACTGTATCGGGTTCTAATCCATTAGACAATATTCGTTGGCAGCAAGAAACACCAACTCCTGAAGCGGATGCAAATCGCGGCATGCTAACGCAAGAAGATTTTTTCGCGTTACTCACCCAAGAGCTTTCGAATCAAGACCCGACTAAGCCGGTTGAAAATAACGAAATGATCTCTCAAATGACAGCATTTTCGACCACCGATGGCGTGTCAAATTTAAATGATCAATTCACTAACTTTGCCGCTTCTATGTCGTCTAGCCAAGCATTACAAGCATCGTCTTTAGTTGGGCGAAGTGTTTTAGTTGATGATAATGTTTTTGGTATGGAGGAAGGTGAGGAAGTCAAAGGCAAGCTCGTTACTGATAAACCGGCATCAAACGTTAATATTTATGTTGAGAACGTTGCCGGAGAAATTATACAAACCGTTCCTGTCGGTAGTGTTAAGGCAGGAGACTTCACTTTTACTTGGGATGGACAAGGCGCTGACGGTAAACCAGCACCTGAAGGTGCTTATCGTTTTCGAGTTGCCGGACTGGTTGACGGTGAAGCGAATGAATTACAAGCCATGACCTATCGAAAAGTCGATAGCGTCACTCTAGCAGGTGCCGGTGGCAGCATATTATTAAATCTTAATGGTGGCAGTTCGATGAAACTATCGGATGTTATTGAAGTAACACAAGGTTAA